The Candidatus Synechococcus calcipolaris G9 nucleotide sequence CAAATACGAGCTGAAAGAAAAACTTGGCCGCAAGGGGCACAGCCGCCCAACTAATGGAGGTATAGACACCCACATAGTTATCGTCGGTGGCAGGGCTATTGTCAGCACCCGCCAGGAAAAAGCCACTGTAGCCCAAAAATCCATTCCCATCCCCAAACATGATGGCAAACCCGAGGATCCAAAAAGCAATGGAGGATAGGGCAAAGACAATCAGGTTTTTGGAGAGGAGATTGACGGCATTCTTGGAGCGGCAAAATCCCGTTTCCAGCATACAAAAGCCCGCATTCATAAAGAATACCAAGGCTCCGGCATAGAGAACCCATAGGGTGTTGAGGGCAACCTGTAAGTCCTCGGATATATCTTGAGCCGGGGCCTCTTGAGCAAGTACTGCCGTTCCCGACATCAACAAAATAATAGCCGCTAACCCGGCGATCGTTCGCAATCGCGGCGGTTGAGATAAAAAGCGTAGGGGAGAATACATGGGGGAACGATGATGACGGGGCACTATATCTTACCTCTTAAGCGTCTTGAGCCATCATCACAAAATCAGCTTAAAAAGATGTGTATCAATCACTACGAAACTAGAACCTAAGGCTGCCACCACCTACTGAAATAGCAATTACAAGGGAACCCAGGCTAAATTTATTCAAATATCACCTCCACACTCTTGCCCACACCACAAAAACTTTCGGCGGTTAATTCTTCAGGAACTTGATTAAAACTAACCTGAACTTCTAACTCATTTCGCACCAGATCCGGCGGCGGTACGGCCACATCTTCCCCAGCAACTACTTTCCCGGGGCCGCCACGAATAGAACGAACCTGCCCCGAAAATGAACGATTACTGCCATCTAAGAGGCGAATACTGGTGGGCTGACCCATCTCTAAACGGCTACTATCCCGCTCAGATACGAGGGCTGACACCCAACTATCTTGACAATCAATCACCTTGACAATCGGATCACCAGCGGCTAGGGCAATCCCTAGGGGGCCCGATTTATTGGCGATCGACCAAATCACACTCATCACGGGGATATTTATCGGGGCATACTGTTGCAGGGCAATTTGAGCATCAATATTTTCGATTTCCAGTTCCAGTTCTTTTATCAGAACCTCTGCCTCCTGCAACTCTAGTTCCAGGTCGATAATTTCTGTTTGCAAATCCAAAAGACGAATATCGGGAAAACTAAAGGTGCGGGCGGAGCTAAGTTGCAATCCTTCCCGGGAGGCGGCAAGGGCGGTCTGCTGTTGTTGGAGTTCCGCTTGCTTACTGGCCACAAATTCCTGGGCTTCTTTAGCCTTAGAGGCGGCCCCTTCTGCCAACTGGCGGGATACGGCCCCCGATTCCACTAAACTGGCATACCGTTCCGCATCAATTTCGGCAAAGGCGAGGTTTTCTTGGGCTTGACGCAGTTCCTTGAGGGTACGATTGGCGGCTTCTTGATGGTATCTAACCTCTAGGGCCAGTTGACTATTGGCCTGGGCCAGTAACACCGACTGCTGATTTTCGCGGCTGGCAATTTTACGGGCGATCCCTTGGCGTTGGGTTCGGGCCAAACTGAGGCGATTTTCTAAATTTTGGCGATCGGTTTCTAGCTCTGGATTGCGGATATTTTCAATCTGACCAATGGTTTGGCCTTCCATCACCCCTAAGCCGGGCTGCAAATCCATGAGGGTTAAGGTTCCCGGGATGGGGGCATAAAGATTGATCACGGTGGCATTAATATAGCCCACCCGACTCACCACATTGCGCCGCTGCCACCAAAGGGTATAAATAGCCAATCCAATTAAGCTAAGACCTAAGCCGACTCGAACCCAGCGAAAGGCCTGCCGTCGCAACTTTGCATCCTTGGGTTTAGTTGTTGTTAAAGACTCGGCGGGGGAAAGGGAAGATGAAGCGATCATACACAAAATTTAGGCACAACAGGATTTATAAGCTTCAAGGGTACAGGGATTTTAAATGTGCGTCAATTCAAAAAAAGCGTTTGTCCTACCTAATTTCACCCATTTCCGCTTAATTTCACTGTCCCCTTTTTCGAGACAAGGTCAACCTTAGCGTTGATCAATGGGCACATAGGTTTGACCATGATTGCCCGCGTAAATTTGGGTGGGACGATAGATGCGATTGGCTTCCAATTGTTCTTTCCAGTGGGCTAACCAACCCGCCACCCGGGCGATCGCAAACACGGGGGTAAATAAATCACTGGGAATGCCTAGGCGACGGTAAACCAAGCCAGAATAGAAATCAACATTGGGATAAATGCCCTTATGGCCCAGTTCATCACTGACCACCTTTTCCAGTTCTAGGGCAATATCGTAGTAGAGATCGCCACCAAACTTATCAAAGAGTTGCTCCGCCAGTTTTTGTAAAATCGTTGCTCGCGGATCCTTCACCTTGTAGACCCGGTGGCCAAAACCAGCAATCTTGGATTTATGCTGCAAGGATGTTTCCACGAATTCCCGCACCTTATCCACCGTGCCAATGGTTTCTAACATATTGATCACATCTTCATTGGCTCCACCATGGAGTGGCCCGGCCAAGGTTCCCACCGCTGAAGCAACCACCGCATAGGGATCCGTCAATGTTGAAGCCGTTACCCGCGCCGAAAATGTGGAGGCATTCATCGTATGTTCGGCATGGAGGGTCAAGCAGGTATCAAACACCCGGGCGGCAAAGGGATCTGGCTTTTGTTCATTCAGCATATAGAGAAAATTGGCCGCATAGTCCAAATCATCACAGGGCATGACCGGATCATTTCCCTTGCGAATCAGTTGGAAGGCTGCCACCATTGTCGGAATTTTGGCCAGAAGTCGTACTACCGCCGCTCGAATATAGTCAGGATCATCCAAGGCCCGCCGGGAGTAAAAGAGGCCCAGGGCTGCGGCTGAGGCTTGGAGGGCATCCATGGGGTGGCCACTTTCGGGAAAGCATTTCATCATATCCCGGATGCGATACTTCACCCGCCGATGGTAGGTAATGTCATGCTTAAAGGCCGCCAGTTCGTCAGCGGTGGGCCAGGTTCCCCAAATTAGCAGGTACGTCGTTTCTAGGAAAGAGCTTTTTTCCGCCAGTTCATCAATGGCAACGCCGCGATATTCCAGCACCCCCGCCACGCCATCAACATAACTAATGGCAGAATGGGCAGCGGGTATCCCGTCAAGACCGGGGCTAAAATCGCAAACAACCATTGAGTTCTCCCTATACTGGATGCGAATAGAAATGGTTAAACCGTAAAAATCTACATGAAACGTGTGTATAAATTCTAGAGCAGATGTTGCCCTTTGCTTTGTATGTTTTGCTGCACTCTTCTAGGCCGGGCCGTGGTTCCCTGTATCGCCTTCGAGGACATGGAGGCGAATCGATTGGCGATGCTCCTCGCTGCCCAGTTCAATTTGTAGTAAATCCCCGGAAAGGAGATCCAAGGATTCTAGGAGTCTTTGCAGATGGGGGGTACTGGCCCCAGATTCAACGTATAGCTGTTCACTGAGTTGCCCTACCCGTTTCCAGAGACCATGCAACCGGGCGATCGCCCCCTCCAATTGGGCCGCTTGATGAATTAAGTCTGCCGCCGTTTGTAACTGCCCCAATCGCTGGGCTTCCCCTAGGGCCTGCTCTAAATTGACCGCCGAACCCTGAAGGGCCTGAACCTGGGGGGCTGATTCCAAATACCGAGCCAAGTAGCGAGCCTCTGCCGTCACCTGTTTGAGGGTATCCACATTGGGGGAATTGACAATTTCTGCTTGCAAATGTCTCTGATGTTCGGCGGGAAGTTTTTCGAGTTCCTTGACAAAGGGAGCTATATAGCGGGGAGATAGACTGCGATCGCTGGCTTTTTCACGAATGACCTCTGGCAGTAAATCGGAGTGGAGGGCCGTCCATTCATCCTGGAGTTGTTTAACTTCGCGGTAGGTAATGCGATCGCCCTGTTGGGCCGCGTCTGTAATCAGGGTTTGTACTTGCGGATCTGCGGCGGCGGTTTCCATGAAGGCCCGCTTACTAAAGCGATCGATGGCTTCGGCCGGTAAATCCGTATCGGTGATCAGCTGATCGGCCCGATTGGCCAACTCAATAAGACTGTAGGCGCGGGTTTTGCTAATATCTTGATCCTGGAGCCAAGCCAAAAAGCCAGTTCCCTGATGTGCACCTTGGTGTTTCTCGCGATCGCGGACGGTGCGCAAAATTCGCCCCCGCCAGATTTCTGTTTGCAGGTCAAATCGTTCGCACACTTGCCAGGCCTGCTCTACCTTGGTTAGGAACACTTCCTCAGACACCTGAGTATCTTCAGGATGGGGCAGATCTAAGGGAAAATCCCCTCCCAGAGACAACCGTAGATCGGCATCACTGTCAGTCTGGGAAGAGATGGAATCAACTAAAGAATGGGTCATAGTTTGCCGAAGCAACAATCCAAAAAAGAAATCAAAAATTCAACTCAACTGAAAACCTAGAAATTAGGCTTTCGCACCTGCCGTGCCATGTCTAAGAAGCCCACCATATTGGCACCGGGCCGGCGACGGGCAAACTGAAAATAGGGCACAGTCGCCACGGGGGCAGCTTCTTTTACCGCTGGTTCCTTTGTTGCAGGTTGGGTAACGGCGGCCGCCACGGGTTCTTTTTTCTGGGCTGGAGCAGCTTTCTTCGTATCCTTCTCAACCACGGTTTCTACGGCCTGTTTGGGGCTGGCATGATCCGGTGTCGGCTCCATTTCCACAAAGAACTCACCCTTTTTACCAATTCCTACCAACTTGCCAAGACTGGCCAATAGCCCAAAGAGTCCAGCAAAAATCTTTTTTAACAAAACCATAATAGATAAACCTCCCAACGGTTCAGCGATGATTTCAAATAATCGGCCAACTATTTTCCGAGAATCCTAAGACCGTTGCCATCGAATCCCCAAGAAAACAAGACCAGGTCAGCATCCCCATTATCTAGGCTGGTGGGACGGGGAAGCAAGGGCAATGTATTCGATCAAATTCCCGCAAATTCCATCAAAACTGTTGATTCAAGGCCGCAACACACCGTTCACAGATCAATGGATGATCTGCTACTGTTCCCACCTGCTCCGAATAGTTCCAGCAGCGATCACATTTTTGGCCATCAGCATCAGTAACACCAATACCCAGGCTATCCGTTTGCTGGCAATGGCTGAGGGTATCGAGTTCCCTGGGATGATCAATCAAGACCACCTGGGAGGTTAAAAAGAGATAGCGCAATTCGTCTACGCCATTTCCCGCCAGACTGGGGGGATTCATTCCTTCGAGGACCTGACGCAGATCGGGGTCGGGGACATACAGAAGTAATTTAGCCTCCAGAGACGAACCGATCGCCTTTTCGCTGCGGGCCTGTTCAAGGACTTTATTGACTTCAGCCCGAAGGTTTCGCAGGGTTTGCCATTTTTTGCCGAGAGCCTCATCCCGCCAATGTTCGGGACAGGTAATCCAACCACTCTGAAAGACAGATAAATGGGGCGTTTCGTAGGGTAGGTGTTGCCAAATATCCTCCGCCAGATGACATAATACTGGGGCAATGGCCCGGGCGAGGTTTTCTAGGGCAAGGGCGAGAACGGTTTGACAACTGCGGCGGCGATCGCTAGTTTTGGCACTAATATAAAGGCGATCTTTGGCAATATCTAAATAAAAGTTAGACAGATCGAGGATACAAAAACTCGAAATCGTTTGGTAAAAGCGAAAGAACTGATAACTCTCAAAGGCCGCCGTAATGTCGGCAAACACCTCGGTCATCCGGTGCAGGAGATAGCGATCGAGTTCCGGGAGTTGGGCGTAGGGAATGGCATCTTGGCTGGGATTAAAATCATGGAGATTCCCCAATAAAAACCGGGCCGTATTGCGAATCTTGCGATAGGCATCCCCCAGTTGCTTAAGAATGGTTTTACCAATGGGCACATCCGTGGCATAGTCCACCGACGATACCCACAGCCGCAACACATCGGCCCCGTAGGCGGGATCCTGTTTTTGGTTTTTGCCCCCTTCAATGACATCCCGGGGATCCGTGACATTCCCCAGGGATTTACTCATTTTCCGGCCCTGTTCATCTAGGACAAAGCCGTGGGTCAGAACCGAGCGATAGGGGGCCTGCCCCTTTACCGCCACACTGGTGAGCAAACTGGATTGGAACCAGCCCCGGTGTTGATCCGACCCCTCTAGGTAGAGATCCGCCGGATAGCGATCGCCCCCTAGAACCGCTGCCCAGGAGGAACCAGAATCAAACCACACATCCATGGTATCCGTGCCCTTACGGTAGCGATCTCTCTGTTGACGGTAGGGTTCGGGTAATAATTCCGCCACCGAGAGTTCCCACCAAGCATCGGAGCCGCGATCGCCAATAATGGTTTGCACATGGGCAATGGTTTCCGGGGTTAAAAGGGGTTCATTAGTTTCAACATCATAAAAAACCGGAATGGGAACACCCCAACTGCGCTGCCGCGAGATGCACCAATCCGATCGCTCTGCCACCATACTGGTAATCCGATTTTCCCCTTGGGCCGGAATCCACTTCACCTGGGCGATCGCCCCTAGGGCCTGATCTCGAAAGCCCTCCACCGAGGCAAACCACTGCTCCGTTGCCCGAAAAAT carries:
- a CDS encoding HlyD family secretion protein — its product is MIASSSLSPAESLTTTKPKDAKLRRQAFRWVRVGLGLSLIGLAIYTLWWQRRNVVSRVGYINATVINLYAPIPGTLTLMDLQPGLGVMEGQTIGQIENIRNPELETDRQNLENRLSLARTQRQGIARKIASRENQQSVLLAQANSQLALEVRYHQEAANRTLKELRQAQENLAFAEIDAERYASLVESGAVSRQLAEGAASKAKEAQEFVASKQAELQQQQTALAASREGLQLSSARTFSFPDIRLLDLQTEIIDLELELQEAEVLIKELELEIENIDAQIALQQYAPINIPVMSVIWSIANKSGPLGIALAAGDPIVKVIDCQDSWVSALVSERDSSRLEMGQPTSIRLLDGSNRSFSGQVRSIRGGPGKVVAGEDVAVPPPDLVRNELEVQVSFNQVPEELTAESFCGVGKSVEVIFE
- a CDS encoding citrate synthase, translated to MVVCDFSPGLDGIPAAHSAISYVDGVAGVLEYRGVAIDELAEKSSFLETTYLLIWGTWPTADELAAFKHDITYHRRVKYRIRDMMKCFPESGHPMDALQASAAALGLFYSRRALDDPDYIRAAVVRLLAKIPTMVAAFQLIRKGNDPVMPCDDLDYAANFLYMLNEQKPDPFAARVFDTCLTLHAEHTMNASTFSARVTASTLTDPYAVVASAVGTLAGPLHGGANEDVINMLETIGTVDKVREFVETSLQHKSKIAGFGHRVYKVKDPRATILQKLAEQLFDKFGGDLYYDIALELEKVVSDELGHKGIYPNVDFYSGLVYRRLGIPSDLFTPVFAIARVAGWLAHWKEQLEANRIYRPTQIYAGNHGQTYVPIDQR
- the ileS gene encoding isoleucine--tRNA ligase, which codes for MTETAAYKDTVNLPQTQFGMRANATQREPEIQAFWQENQVYENLARQNPGPSFVLHDGPPYANGSLHIGHALNKILKDVINKYQLLQGRKVFYRPGWDCHGLPIELKVLQNLKPEQRKGLDALSLRQKAAEFALKTVDEQRQSFQRYGVWGHWDAPYLTLRTDYEAAQIGVFGEMVLRGYIYRGLKPVHWSPSSKTALAEAELEYPEGHTSRSLYAAFEVIALSKELQKKKTWQKTLGHLGVAIWTTTPWTIPGNLGVSINPGLTYALVELEKPLGRFKYWIVAAELIDTLSEKLGIPLKIKAQVAGAALEHTVYRHPLFDRQSEILIGGDYVTTDSGTGLVHTAPGHGLEDYGVGQRYGLPILSPVDGDGKFTAEAGPFAGLNVLKEGNQAVIEALEAVGCLLKEEPYVHKYPYDWRTKKPTIFRATEQWFASVEGFRDQALGAIAQVKWIPAQGENRITSMVAERSDWCISRQRSWGVPIPVFYDVETNEPLLTPETIAHVQTIIGDRGSDAWWELSVAELLPEPYRQQRDRYRKGTDTMDVWFDSGSSWAAVLGGDRYPADLYLEGSDQHRGWFQSSLLTSVAVKGQAPYRSVLTHGFVLDEQGRKMSKSLGNVTDPRDVIEGGKNQKQDPAYGADVLRLWVSSVDYATDVPIGKTILKQLGDAYRKIRNTARFLLGNLHDFNPSQDAIPYAQLPELDRYLLHRMTEVFADITAAFESYQFFRFYQTISSFCILDLSNFYLDIAKDRLYISAKTSDRRRSCQTVLALALENLARAIAPVLCHLAEDIWQHLPYETPHLSVFQSGWITCPEHWRDEALGKKWQTLRNLRAEVNKVLEQARSEKAIGSSLEAKLLLYVPDPDLRQVLEGMNPPSLAGNGVDELRYLFLTSQVVLIDHPRELDTLSHCQQTDSLGIGVTDADGQKCDRCWNYSEQVGTVADHPLICERCVAALNQQF